One Citrus sinensis cultivar Valencia sweet orange chromosome 5, DVS_A1.0, whole genome shotgun sequence genomic window, aaatcacttttaaacctctcaaaatcaattccaaaCGGGTCTAAATATCATTGCTCTagatatatatgtttattggGTTGTCAACATCCATTCACGATACATCTCCATTCGTGACAATTGAAtcaagatttaaatttaatgaatggaATGAACCATTACCAATTCAATTGGAGACAAACACCAATAAATatcttttcataatttaaataaaattgtgtcTTTTCAATTAGCCGACAAGAAAGAGCGTGGCGGTACAATAATTTCATTGTACCTTTTAATTATGTCTCTTCTTTACATACAAGATAACGcatatttctaaaataatacaataccAAATACtaattcatattataaattttagcgaagtatttcttttcaatatttttattacacaattgattttttttcaattacacTGTTTAATTTATCTAGAACTTCGAAAATGAATCTAAAATCACTTGTTAAATTATTCCTGTAAATTTAAAggatttggattgaaaataGTATGTGGAATTTCATTCGAGAAAGAATAAGTCAAACATCAGCCAATCCTAAACTCCAGTTAAGCATGCTCTCCATATAATTCATATCCATAATGCTAAACAtcctaaatttttgttttttatcctaaaatttcattttaagtaATGTgacattcattcattcattgataaaatatataattaattcatttagaatttatgaaaaatcatcaactaTTTACTAAATGACATATCATATAGCATATCATTTTAATtgggactattggcacccctccaAATACCTCCTAAAACCCCTctgattattttacaattttaatcgttattaaaattacataataggataatttttaattaaatccccactcaaaaatcaaataatttttgtctCCTTAAAGGATTTCTCTAtaatgttgtaatttttttacagcatcaataatgttttaattgtgtaccattggattaaatctaatggtatacaatatttgtactaaagaaaaaaattaaaaataatagtaaacaGATTGTTAACCGTTCAACGGGTGgagaaattttgtaaaataactgTGATTACCCTTAGAGTTTGAagcaatttcacttaaatatcatattttatttaaaattacttttcaactctcctttaaatttgtattgtgataattttttttaaataaatcttccaaaatctattaccattaagtataaaatataatatgaaataggttatttaacacaaataaaataaataagttgcaattgtaaaattaattatatatagtatAACACTAgtaaataacacaactaaatacatatatataagtaaATGTCATAGGtacatcaataaactcattGATGAGATTGCTTGTAACCTAAAATAGACTTAATcacacatattttaataaaatttaatatcttatatcaaaatattcattattttatataattttaaagaccGTTGTATAATTGATTATgaagtatatattatttttaacactcaTTTAACATACCTATTCTCTGAGCTTTTTGTTTAGGATTTCTCTATAATATTGTATGAGTTTTTACAGCATTGATAATATGATTGTTGTGGACTCTTAGATGTTAAGGTTTTCATGTTTAGTATTCATTTGATatagtgaataaaaaattagctaTTTAAATCATAACAAGTAATCTTCATGCTacaagtaaatatatatttttttaattatttgataaaagaaaatttatattataatggATAAAAATCCCAGAATCAATAATGGGATCAttggattttaatattagaatcttcacccttaatttaattttaatgaataagTAATTATGTAATAAGTAATCTGCAAGTTATGatatttcttcatattttaaattattttttatctaatcaatcgataaatattttaaatcgtcaaaaaatgaaagaaatacaaataattttggaattaaaattattatgtattaATCCTCTTACTTTACAATTTTAcatttgttttacttttacatttagtattagaaatatatttaatagcattaaaataaatgtaattaacaAGTAATGTTATTTCAATAATACTTTATATAAAGTTATTACATAAagtcttataataatttgtattgtatgaatttaattacaaaccattaatacctaaacaataatgataatagaaggcattgtaataaaatattttatatatgttttattagtAATACTATGAGTcacaacaaatgagaaatattttattcacgaatgaaaaaaaatatatggctatataaatatatagtgagaaatattttgatttaattttttgttaaaaaattaaactattaatttcatgcaattcaaTGGCGGAGGATATGACAAAATGAAATGCTGCTTTGACTTTTAATATAAACCATTACACTATAAGATATTAATGGCTCAAatattgtgtcaaaattttaagttcaaGTATCCCAAACCATGTctttataatggaaatataaaagcatgcaatgaatttttttctcattttgtcatcaaatattattggatgtaatattttatttattgtcactattacttatcataataaaacaatgactcttagtaacataaaaattttataattacaatcaaagaataacaatgaaataatctttcatgatTGATAAACTAAAGTTAATTAAGAATATGTTAGATtaaacttttatgaaattaacaaactgacatttgaaaataaaatgaaaaacaagcttgtgaaagttaaattttataaggctTGGATAATTTTCTaccatgtaaataaaaatataaaaataatctttcatgattctttccatttttttccacgtaaatattattagagacaatattttattcattgtcACTAGTAATTACCGtaataaaagtaatgactcttagtaacataaaattttataattacaatcaaatgatgtcaataaaataatctttcattattcataaactaaaactcattaggaatatatattagatttaactcttatgaaattaacaaagtgatatttgaaaataaaatgaaaatatataggcttgtaaaacttaaaatttctatcatgtaagaatattaattataagataaacaaaataatatatactttatGATCAGTTATACAATGGTCTtagtattatataaaataatgaacatTTTAATATgcgattttaaattttattaaaacatgagTGATTAAgtagtttttaagttacaagCAATCTCACTAATGAGTTTATTAATGCAACTATGACGTTTACTTAAGTATATGtacttagttgtgttatttattagtattatatcatatataaattttgtaattataatttatttatttgatttgtgttaaataacctacttcatattatattttatacttaatggtaatagattttggaagatttatttagaaaagatTATCACAATACAAATTTAAGGGAGAgttgaaaagtaattttaaataaaatatgctatttaagtgaaattgctTCAAACTCTAAGGGTGGTTACagtgattttacaaaaatttctcCACCCCTTAAACGGTTAACAAACTGTTTACcagtgtttttattttttttttctttaacaaaaatattatatatcattagatttaatccaatggtacacaattaaaacattattaatgCTGTAAAAAACATTATAGCATCATAGAGGGACCCCTCCTTAAAAATTCTTTATACACTAAGGAAGGCAAAGGCAAGTacaaattaagttttaaaCCACTAAAATTCATACTATAATGAATAACAACTCTTTGAAATTGgcccaaataaaatatataataaatcaaacatttaacagaatttttttttacaaattataacaattatataGTAAAACTAAGCATGGTTATCCATAACAATGAATATCAAAGAATTAGCACAAAACTTATTGAAACCCTAATATTTAGCAACTAAGCAAACCTAattccaaaaattaataataaaaataaataaaaattagagaatggAGTTtacacttaaattttaattagggGTATTTTTGTCATAGATGGaggtgttaaaagaattttacagttttttaaaatattttaatggggttaattaaaaaaaaaaggtgctAAGAGGTATTTAGAGaggtgccaatagtcccacTCTATCATCTTGGATGAAAtttgagattaaattttaggatatcTAGCTATTATTACTCGATTCATATttaggtaattaattaaatataatttggattcaatcatattccaaaaataagaaaattttttaatctatctaaaagattaatatttggtaagaatttattattctattttaacTTTTGGTTAGGAAATCttctaatatttaatatgCAGGATTTGTTCTAAATAAGGGATTTTTTTCATCTATctaagaaattaatatttggtaaggatatcttattttatttttaacttttggaAAGGATATCTTCTAATCTTTAATATGCTGGACTTGTTCTCATGATATATAAATAGAGCTAGAGTTCACAAAGTAAGCATCATTAGATCCATACAAAGACATCTTACAAAtcaccaaatttaaaagagaTATGAAgagcttcttcttcaagtttgCTCTCGTAGCTGCACTTTTGGCTTTTGCTGGTAACcgcaattatttttttttcacattatttaattttgttaaaaaaaagaaaaaaagaaaaaaggccTTTGGCCGCAGCTCAACTAGCTGTGAATGTGTTTAGTGGATGAGATTTATCGTCCTATCTAACCTtctatggaaaaaaaaaatgtatatatacgTACTTGTGCAAATTAATATTGATGTAGTGTGTGCAAGTTAACACGATATTATACAAAACGACGACTCTTGCAGCTAATATTTGTTTCaaattcttaaaaagaaaaaaacgatattattttcaaatgtaccctgaataattaatataaaaaattatatatacagCTAGCATACTGTAAAATTAGGTTTAAGGTTTAATAATTTGAGAATTATTGATCGAAATATGCAGGTCAGCAGTTTGGAGCAGAAGCAAGGTATGGGGTAGGCATTCACTGCACCAAAGATGCTGATTGCAGTCAACCTCATTGTAAATGTGATCTGGCTTTAAGCATGTGTAATTGCTTTGTACCACCAGTAGGGTCAATTGCTGAAGCTGTGAACATTGGGCAAAAGCAAATGGAGAATCATAATCACCATGCGTGATTATGTTTGTAATATATAGAAGTGGGAGAGCGTACATATATTTGCAGAGATGCTTATATATGTATAACTTATCAAGCTTTGTACTCCTATAATGAATAATTAAGaagtaaaaagataattttcaagttattgcAATGAATAATCACTAACGTTAAACTTTCATTACAATAAACTCTAGGGTGGTGCTTGGTTTTAAGAAAGGGGAGGAGAagacaggaaaaaaaaaaaaaaaaaagagaagagtgagaaaattaatttctaatgtTTTGTTTCACATGAGatttgaaagagaaagaaattacatgatttttatttggacaAGTATAAGCATTGGACTTTGGTGTTaaaatgttaatattattagtaaatataataaaaataattaaactatagattaatttaatctagaaaataatttaataaccaaatatttgatttcatattatatttctaattaattcattattattttataatcaaaagaaCCAACATTGCATAACtaattatatattcaaattagTTTTTGAAAGGCAAAGTGTGTTAAAGTAATATctaaaactgaaaatttttcatacgAGTGtaccaaaatataatttagatGCAAATAACCTTACCCATTATATATTCCAAATATACAGGTAGTGTAGTATTACTATCAACAAAAATACAGAAACCTTGGTCACAAAATCTTATATAACatcatacaaaataaattaaataccaGTATTCAAGAAAGCAAATCACCATCAAAAGGCACTCCAGTTTCGGGCAACCAAGCATCTCCTTCAATGAAACTGGAGACGGTAAAACACTCAGCATCAGTATCATTTATCACATGGTAACCAGGCCAAGTGACCCTGTTAGTAGTATCTGATCCGGGACCAGTATTGCTAAATTCTGCATAATATGTTGTATTTAGAGCAAAGTCACCAGACCATTCTTTCCAACCAGCAGGATCAATCAAGCTATCCATGAATGATTGCATATAAACAGTTCTCGAATACTCCTTCCATGGCCTTCCAAGGTACGTTTGTGTCGCGTTGATGCTGTTGGCCAAGTCATCGGCTGCCTTGATGGTGCAATTGTGTATCGAAATGCCAGTGTTTTGGTTAGGATCAGTTCTGCCTTGTGCTGTGATGGCGTTGAATTGGTTATCCAATGGACGCCGCGGATACATGTTGCAATTCTGAAAAACAACGGCTGCATTGCCAAATATGAAGTCGATTGTGCCATAAATGTCACAGCCTCTGTAGAATTGCCTCAGAGAATGTGCGTACAAGGTGTCTTGGTAGCCTTCAAAACTGCAGCTGTAGAATGTGGACTTGTCAGCTCCATTTCGGACAGCCACTGCTTGATGCTTGGTTGGTCCTGCTGTGTTCCGAAATGTTATGTTCACCGCAACAAATCCTTGCCCAACAACAGCTGCAATAGCATTTGTTTCATATCAACATGATGCCGtaattataatgaaattatttctttaGAAGCCAATCGTGTGAATACTAATTAAGTAATTGCCAAGTAAAAAGCTTGATTGGtgcataaaatataaaatgactcTGAAAATAAGCTACAGAGTCACATGGCTATATTTCAACTTTAGAAGTTTATATAAGAGtaagaagaaaatcaattgACGGGAAAAATTTGAgcataaaatctaaaataaaatatggtgAAGTAGAATATGTATTTACCAAATGTTGCAGTGTTGAAAGTAGTCCATCCATCAACATAACTTCTATTGCCAGTGATCACAGTAAGGCCTTTACCAGCTccaatcatcatcaaatttttCTTCTGCTTTGGAATTGAAACGTACTCTTCATAAACACCAGCAGCCACATAAATCAAATAGTACCCGTTGCTGCTTCTATCAGTACTATTTGGTGCTGCAGCCACTGCATCACTTATGGTTGTATAATCAGCAGTTCCATTTGGATTCACAACCACCATTTGGTCCACTGACACATTTTCCACAAACTGATCATCATTAGCTTGAAGAAGCTTTCTCCCTGTTACGGACTCATAAATTCTTCGATCACGGCTAGACATTTTCAAAGGTAAATGATCACCATTGATGCCAGGCCTCGTGTTGGAAAGTAAATGCTTTCTTTCTGTTAGCCATCTGCCACCTTTTATCCCTGAAAACCAACCGTGAATCACAAGTGCAAGAGAGACACTGTAAAATTTAGCCCCATTCTGAAGAGGGGCTAAAAGAGCTTGCGTAATTCTTGAAGCTGAAGCGGTCTCTAGAAGACCATCTAAGCAAGTTTGTTGGTTTGTCAAAAGGGCACTAAGCAAAGTATGCAAATCATCAGCTTGCAGGCTATGCAAAGTGTTTGTAGAATTTATAGTATTTGAAGCATGTGACAAGGAGTCTACGTTCATTCCAGCTAAGAGGCTGCAATCTTCGAGTGCACGAATGGTGGATAAGTACGATGTTGATGGAAGCTTGCGGTAATGATCAACTAATGATTGAAATTTTCTAGCTACTGATAAAGATTGATGAACAGAGTATCTGCCATAGTCATGAACTGTACCAGGCTTGTTACCGGGCAAATTGGCCTTGCAGAAATCCGGATGAGGGGTGAATTTGCAAATTGGGTCGAGAGTTGATGAGAATAAGCTTGTAGCAAAATCATCAGCGAGtgaaagagagaagaagagcAAGAGAAAGAGATAAATTATAAGCAGAGTTGACGGATTTGAAGCCATGATTATGAAGCAAAATGTTCGAAGTGGAAAATGAAGCTCGGAAATTAGGCctatttataaatcttattttgcGCTTAATTACTTATCTTAGTAATCAAATGcacattgaattttttttttaaaaaatttaaaaggcaCCGCCATGGCTGATCAAGTATTGGATCTCATAGAAATTTGTTTCtggttattataattaagatcTCATCTTGTGAAGGTGATGAAGGCCAAGAATTTTTAGTACTAGAAATCTTCATAACGTGCCCCGCAATAAGAGCAAATGAACCTAGAAATCACAACTAAGCTTAGAATTAATCacgtttcattttttaaaagaggAATCACATTCCAATTCACTAGCTTGGACAGcacttaatttataaattaatcatttgTCACGTCTTCTAGTCAACGCTTAAACTTGGTGGGTCTTTTTGTCTTGTGCTGGACTCGGAAAGCTGACAATCAAATCTAATTTTTGATGATTTAGGTCAGCttgcttaaaatattttgagtttgtGGAATCCAAGTCTTATTTCAGGTCAATTTACAAATATCAGCAAGTGCATATATAAAATCCAACGTCTCAAATCTGTATATATCCGAGGATGTAAGGGCCTGAAGCAAAACATATCTGAATTAATCAAATGAATTCATCTTCTAGAGGGAGTATTTAGGTACTCCTGTGCATTGCTCCTTAACTAACATTCCTAGGTTTCAACACTTCATATGATATAAATAACGTCTTAAGACGGCATACCACATAAGTCATTTGTACAttcatttagtaaaatttaaattataaaaattaatgacggGGTATGACTTTCTCAACTCTAtatgttgaaaattattaaagaatgtattaaaattaaaacatgtcACAAGAAAGTGATTCTACTCgtgaagttttattttttaaaactttgacCATTGTAAGTCAGTAATGAACAAAACGGTTTCATACTTTTGTTTGGTGGGTGTAAAAATGGTCTGACTTGTCGATCTAACCAATACTTAGGACCTTTTGTACCCGTTGttaaattaatcttatttCAGAGCTGACAATGAACTTATTTGTCGATCTAAAAAAAACCCTTTAACTTAAGACTCGGAATCTTTCAGATTAAACTTGAAGCATTTATCGGTACTTCCCTAGGAATTCCCGTCCCTTCAACGTGAAGACTACTGTAGATGTTCTATTTTATGTGGGTCTTGTAATTCAAGTTCCTTCTAACATACAGAAAAATGACAATGCAGCTTTAATACTTCAGCTAAGAACATGCATTTATTTCCCAaaagatgaataaaataatagacaAATATAAAGAACCAATCTAGTGTACATATACATCAATAAACTATATAGAAGGCAATTTGGATGGCCTCATGGCCAAAGGGCTAAATAGgcacaaataaatcaaattaaggGTGGCTTAAGTGCCCAATCCTGCTGTGAACCTGATACCGGTACCCGGCAACCAAGCCATCCCGTCGATAAAACGGCCAGCAGTAAAGTATCTAGCTGCGGAAGCGTCTCTAATAATGTGGTAACCAGGCCATTTGACTCTTCCATTAAGAGAAGCACCAGGGCCGTAGTTCCTATATTCACCATACCACAATGTGTTCAAAGCAAAATTCCCATACCATTCAAGCCAGCCTCTAGGCTGAACCAAGCCACTCATATAAGTGTTCATGTAAACTGTCCTTGAATATTGCTTCCAAGGCCTGCCCAAATAAGTTGGCTGAGTGGCCACAACATAGCTATCTTGTATCGAAAACCCGGTGTTCTGATTCGGGTTTTTCCTGCCCTGTGCCGTGATTGTGACCTTTTGCAGAGGTAGTGGAACTCGAGAGTAGATCTTGCAGTTCTGCAGAACGGCTGCACCGTTGCCAAATATGAAGTCGATTGTGCCGTAGATGTTGCACTCGCGGTAAAATTGTCGCAGAGAGTGAGCATAGAGTGTGTCTTGGTAGCCTTCCACGCTGCAGCGAAAGAAGGCTGATTGATCTGAATCAACTCTAAGGGCCACTGCTTGATGGTTCTGGGGTCCGGCTGTGTTGCGAAATGTCATATCTCTTGCTATAAATCCTTTGCCGGAAACAGCTGCAAAGCATAAAGCCattcaagaaaagtttcaTTTCCACacaatgtaaatttttttttttttttttttttttaccatgaGATATCCtggggagggccccaactgtggaGGCACCTTTAAATCTATACCATAACCCAGACTAAAAGTTCCCGCTCGAATCGAGAGGCACAACTTAAAGAGACTCCATTGCCAGAGGAgacaacactttgttggtcaCGCGATGtaaatttaatagtataaatttacacgttatttattttatacatgataTAAGGTCACAATATTCACTATTTATAGTTTGATTGTActatatatgatataatatcACAATATTAACTAATTAAGAGTTTGATTGTACTGACCACATAATACACATAATGAACCGAAATAAATTGTCGTCACAGGAGAGGAATATGGTTTAGGAAGAATAAAAATGTTCAGAAGGCATGGTCATTAGGTGCATACCAACGGTGGCAGTGCGAAATGTAGTCCAGCCTTGCATGAAATTCCGGTTACCGGTCACCACAGTGGCTCCAATGCCATCTCCGACAAGCATAATATtggttttcttcttcttcatgtcAACGTTTTCTCTGTAAACTCCTTTCTTCACATATATGACATACCTCCTCTTACTGTAACTTGGAGCCGCATTTATTGCTTCTGTGATGGTACGGTAATGGCCGGTCCCATCTAATGCAACAACTGCATCGGCATGCATTCTTGTTGGTTTCATATCCATAAGCCCTTTATCGCCCTCAGTCGTCCATTTCGGGAACTTTGGGCTTTCGCTTTGTGTATCGTTGATTCGAGGTGGCTTGAAAGGCAAGCTGTGCAACTGAGTGTACAGAGATAACACATTGGTAATGAGTTGCGTAACTTGTTGCAGGCTTCCGTTTATGAAATTCTCCAGACGCCGGTCTGTGCCCTCGAACCCTTCAAGGCATGTGTCTTGGTTACTCAATGCAGCACTTAACCAAGCTTTCAGGTTTCCTTCATAGTGAACATTCTTATCTCCAGCTCGAATCCGTTTCATTTCATCTAAAGACCAGGCCAATTCAGAAACAGAGAAATCTAAGAGCTCTTTGCAGTCTTCAATGGCCATCTGTTCGCGAGAACTGATAGACAAAGAGTTGAACTTTGTTATTGATTGGATTGCCAGTTTTCCTTCATTAAGTGAGGCTCTAAGAGCTGCATGTAAGATTGAATTTGGAGTTTGAGGGATCTCGTTTTCAAGTGCTGTTTGTAGATTTAAGAGGCAAGAATCCTGGTTTTGAATACTTGAACAAGCTAGTGTCATCAGGGCTTGTGGggataaattttgtttgtctAAAGATGTTGCATTGGATAAAGCTGCAAGTGAAGGCGAAAAGattagaattagaaaaaaataggCCAAGCCCATGGTGGCAATGATGAGGAGAAAGGATGAGAGAGAGGAGATGGTTgcgattttttaaaaagaatactGAAGAAACTTTATATGTGATGATATGTAGAGAAGGCTTGTTTCCAAAGGAAAGTGTTGCCTTTCGAGGCATAAATTCACTtgcttttttcctttttcctcaAGTGAAAATCAAGTTATGCTCTATTTAGACTTTAGAGAGCTAGATTTAAAAACATTCCTTTCACTTTTAGGCTTGTTGGCTAAGTTGGCTGCCGCTCTGGGTTTAAAGGTAATCCCAGTTTAAGCATGAGGTAACTATATAAATTgtataaatacaaatacatattaaaaatgCCAATTAAAATGGTAATCCTGATTCTAAACTTGGAGGATCAAAAATCTAAAGCAATGGAGTGAATCTGGAACTTTTGCCAGCACATTAAGAACTTTCCAGTTAACCCACCAAAGAAACAAGAAGGTGAACCCTCAGAAACCACACGTTGAAGTAGCTTCATTATATAAAAGCTTTGTTATATACTATACTGTCGGAGGGAAAAAAAGGGATAAATCACAAGGCCGTATGATAAAGTAACCTGAGGAAGTTGAAACACCCACACAAAGGACATACAAATGAGACTGTTTTGTCTTATGCCAACAGAAATAAATTACATTGCAGTAACTAATGCACCTAGAAAATGAGATGGGATTCTTTTGCCACGAGGCGATCAAGGATCTCAGTTTGCGTTACTCATGAAAAGTTTATATCAGTCCCATCTGATCTTGCAACCTGCTGCGTGGAGGGTTTCTAGTATTTCTGAGGAAAGCAAAAACCTGATGGGAGCAAGTAACTTCACCTTTTTGATCCGCATACAACAGGACCTAAGCGCTAGCTCAAAGCCTTCCCTTGTGCAATTGGTGAGGTGAACAAGCTTTGCATCTTGCAGGCGTGTCATATTCCCCATCACCATGCACAAAGCCATGTCTGAGAGAGCACAATAGCTCAAATTTATCTGCCATCATTAATATGGCTCAGCATTTCAGCATAAAATCAAGAACTTCAACTAATGGATAGCAAATTACATGTCTtatgaaatatataattagtaataatagaTTATCTTAATCAAGTAGTTCTAACTATACCATCAAATCATAACCATACCTGTCGCAAGTTCTGGGAATAGTAGGCCAATGCCCAGAAGCCTGAATCATCAATTTTAGCACAGTGCTTCAAATCCAAGTCTGCCAGTCTCTTACACCCAGCTGCTAGTGCTGTCAAACCTGCACTGGTGATCTTCGTAAGTCCTCGTAATTCAAGATCAGAGAGGTCCTCTATGAAGCGAATATGCTCCATCCCTCTATCAGTAACATTAACACAATATGACAAGTTAAGTTTCTTCAACTTCTTGCAACCATTAGATAATGCTGCTAAGCCATCATCTCCAATA contains:
- the LOC102628606 gene encoding pectinesterase — its product is MASNPSTLLIIYLFLLLFFSLSLADDFATSLFSSTLDPICKFTPHPDFCKANLPGNKPGTVHDYGRYSVHQSLSVARKFQSLVDHYRKLPSTSYLSTIRALEDCSLLAGMNVDSLSHASNTINSTNTLHSLQADDLHTLLSALLTNQQTCLDGLLETASASRITQALLAPLQNGAKFYSVSLALVIHGWFSGIKGGRWLTERKHLLSNTRPGINGDHLPLKMSSRDRRIYESVTGRKLLQANDDQFVENVSVDQMVVVNPNGTADYTTISDAVAAAPNSTDRSSNGYYLIYVAAGVYEEYVSIPKQKKNLMMIGAGKGLTVITGNRSYVDGWTTFNTATFAVVGQGFVAVNITFRNTAGPTKHQAVAVRNGADKSTFYSCSFEGYQDTLYAHSLRQFYRGCDIYGTIDFIFGNAAVVFQNCNMYPRRPLDNQFNAITAQGRTDPNQNTGISIHNCTIKAADDLANSINATQTYLGRPWKEYSRTVYMQSFMDSLIDPAGWKEWSGDFALNTTYYAEFSNTGPGSDTTNRVTWPGYHVINDTDAECFTVSSFIEGDAWLPETGVPFDGDLLS
- the LOC102628891 gene encoding putative pectinesterase/pectinesterase inhibitor 22, with the protein product MGLAYFFLILIFSPSLAALSNATSLDKQNLSPQALMTLACSSIQNQDSCLLNLQTALENEIPQTPNSILHAALRASLNEGKLAIQSITKFNSLSISSREQMAIEDCKELLDFSVSELAWSLDEMKRIRAGDKNVHYEGNLKAWLSAALSNQDTCLEGFEGTDRRLENFINGSLQQVTQLITNVLSLYTQLHSLPFKPPRINDTQSESPKFPKWTTEGDKGLMDMKPTRMHADAVVALDGTGHYRTITEAINAAPSYSKRRYVIYVKKGVYRENVDMKKKKTNIMLVGDGIGATVVTGNRNFMQGWTTFRTATVAVSGKGFIARDMTFRNTAGPQNHQAVALRVDSDQSAFFRCSVEGYQDTLYAHSLRQFYRECNIYGTIDFIFGNGAAVLQNCKIYSRVPLPLQKVTITAQGRKNPNQNTGFSIQDSYVVATQPTYLGRPWKQYSRTVYMNTYMSGLVQPRGWLEWYGNFALNTLWYGEYRNYGPGASLNGRVKWPGYHIIRDASAARYFTAGRFIDGMAWLPGTGIRFTAGLGT